In the genome of Streptomyces racemochromogenes, one region contains:
- a CDS encoding 2Fe-2S iron-sulfur cluster-binding protein, with amino-acid sequence MAAPRHGAFHPLTVAAVDRLTDDSVALTLRVPEELREDYRHAPGQHLTLRRRPSEGTEVRRTYSICSPAPAPDGPGPAELRVGVRLVEGGEFSTFAHKEVAAGDVLDVMVPAGRFVLEPAAAPRAAHYAAIVGGSGITPVLSIAASVLAARPDARFCLVRSDRTAASTMFLEDVADLKDRYPDRFQLVTVLSREEQEAGLPSGRLDEARLVSLLPALLPVEEVTGWFLCGPYGLVTGAERALGTLGVVRTRVHEEVFHVEDTAPQGPVRAVAAPARGQVTARLDGRSGTWPVQDGESLLDTVLRNRADAPYACKGGVCGTCRAFVVSGEVRMDRNFALEAEETDAGFVLACQSHALTEEVEIDFDR; translated from the coding sequence ATGGCCGCACCCCGCCACGGCGCGTTCCACCCGCTGACGGTGGCGGCAGTCGACCGGCTCACCGACGACTCGGTGGCCCTGACCCTGCGGGTCCCCGAGGAACTGCGCGAGGACTACCGCCACGCCCCCGGCCAGCACCTGACGCTGCGCCGCCGCCCTTCCGAGGGCACCGAGGTCCGCCGCACCTACTCGATCTGCTCCCCCGCCCCGGCCCCCGACGGCCCCGGCCCGGCCGAACTGCGGGTGGGCGTGCGCCTGGTGGAGGGCGGCGAGTTCTCCACGTTCGCGCACAAGGAGGTGGCCGCCGGCGACGTGCTGGACGTGATGGTCCCGGCCGGACGGTTCGTGCTGGAGCCCGCCGCCGCCCCGCGGGCCGCGCACTACGCGGCGATCGTCGGCGGCAGCGGCATCACCCCGGTGCTGTCGATCGCCGCCTCGGTCCTGGCGGCACGGCCCGACGCCCGGTTCTGCCTGGTGCGCAGCGACCGCACGGCCGCCTCGACGATGTTCCTGGAGGACGTGGCCGACCTCAAGGACCGCTACCCCGACCGCTTCCAGCTGGTGACCGTGCTCTCCCGCGAGGAGCAGGAGGCCGGTCTGCCCTCCGGCCGGCTCGACGAGGCCCGGCTGGTGTCCCTGCTGCCCGCGCTGCTCCCGGTGGAGGAGGTGACGGGCTGGTTCCTGTGCGGTCCCTACGGGCTGGTGACCGGCGCGGAGCGGGCCCTGGGCACGCTCGGCGTCGTACGGACCCGGGTGCACGAGGAGGTCTTCCACGTCGAGGACACCGCCCCGCAGGGCCCCGTCCGCGCCGTTGCGGCTCCGGCCCGCGGCCAGGTGACCGCCCGGCTCGACGGCCGCTCGGGCACCTGGCCCGTGCAGGACGGCGAGTCCCTGCTGGACACCGTGCTGCGCAACCGCGCGGACGCCCCGTACGCCTGCAAGGGCGGCGTGTGCGGCACCTGCCGGGCCTTCGTGGTCTCCGGCGAGGTGCGGATGGACCGCAACTTCGCGCTGGAGGCGGAAGAGACCGACGCCGGGTTCGTGCTGGCCTGCCAGTCCCACGCCCTGACGGAGGAAGTGGAGATCGACTTCGACCGGTAG
- the paaD gene encoding 1,2-phenylacetyl-CoA epoxidase subunit PaaD, producing MVSAGAGTTRLEAELAELAGSVPDPELPVLTLAELGVMRGVRMHEDGHAEVVLTPTYTGCPAIEAMSADIERVLTGHGIPEVRVTTVLSPAWSTDDISAEGRRKLAEFGIAPPRPHSTGGPVPLTLSVRCPQCGSTDTELLSRFSSTACKALRRCVSCREPFDHFKEL from the coding sequence GTGGTGAGCGCCGGGGCCGGGACCACCCGTCTGGAGGCGGAGCTGGCCGAGCTGGCCGGTTCCGTCCCCGACCCGGAACTGCCCGTGCTGACCCTGGCCGAGCTGGGCGTCATGCGCGGCGTGCGGATGCACGAGGACGGGCACGCCGAGGTGGTCCTGACCCCGACGTACACCGGCTGTCCGGCCATCGAGGCCATGTCCGCCGACATCGAACGGGTCCTCACCGGCCACGGCATCCCCGAGGTGCGCGTCACCACGGTGCTGTCCCCGGCCTGGTCCACCGACGACATCAGCGCCGAAGGCCGCCGCAAACTGGCCGAGTTCGGCATCGCACCGCCCCGCCCGCACTCCACCGGCGGACCGGTACCGCTGACCCTGTCGGTGCGCTGCCCCCAGTGCGGCTCGACCGACACCGAACTGCTCAGCCGCTTCTCCTCCACCGCGTGCAAGGCGCTGCGCCGCTGCGTCTCCTGCCGCGAACCGTTCGACCACTTCAAGGAGCTGTAG